A genomic segment from Thermococcus sp. encodes:
- a CDS encoding PIN domain-containing protein — protein sequence MGREWLVVPDTNFLLVPGQFGVDIISELNRILDVKFRIVIPNVVLDELDVIERKTRGKDLLAVRMAKKLAERFETVEIGRFGEKPIDDQIYEFAVGNERVIVCTNDKGLKKRLREKGVPVVYLRSKKILELEGMLE from the coding sequence ATGGGGAGGGAATGGCTGGTCGTCCCTGACACGAACTTTCTCCTCGTCCCGGGTCAGTTCGGCGTTGATATCATTTCAGAACTCAACAGAATCCTCGACGTGAAATTCAGAATAGTCATCCCAAACGTTGTCCTCGATGAGCTGGACGTCATAGAGAGGAAGACCCGGGGAAAAGACCTCCTCGCGGTTAGAATGGCAAAGAAGCTCGCGGAGAGGTTCGAGACCGTCGAGATAGGTCGCTTCGGTGAAAAACCTATAGACGACCAGATTTACGAGTTTGCCGTCGGTAACGAGCGTGTTATAGTCTGCACAAACGACAAAGGGCTGAAAAAGCGCCTCCGGGAAAAAGGTGTTCCAGTGGTTTACCTCCGCTCCAAAAAAATCCTTGAGCTGGAGGGAATGCTGGAGTAG
- a CDS encoding RsmB/NOP family class I SAM-dependent RNA methyltransferase codes for MPKLKLSDRQLYALIEAVELGEEIKPSQQAKRKAFSKYRIEGWENSKLTGIFYSIQRRLGLIDEVIGELVGVSPLILDPWLRATLRVAVEVAVFRNPNEKTLQHLKGLAKFLSSRTHPYVGYYYYDLLPKVINYVPRLDSEEKRLKWDYLFPEWFIGKMRELLGDEAEELLKALNKTLPVSLRVNGLKASVEEVEDYLMERGLLFERSERVKTVIRVLDPFNPGKLMESGLALPQEEASAVASLILDPKPGETVVDLAAAPGGKTAHMAELMSNEGKIYAFDVDPERIKRMRKILRWAGVEIAEVKKLDGRKAPEVLGEGIADRVLLDAPCTSDGTIAKNPELRWRLREKNIPKVVSLQKELLESAWRLLKPGGRLLYSTCSMLREEDEGVVEWFLARHENARLIPLNGPYDEGFLPGTMRAWPHRHGTIGFFYALIEKKS; via the coding sequence ATGCCAAAGCTCAAGCTGAGTGACAGACAGCTCTACGCCCTCATCGAGGCCGTCGAACTCGGGGAGGAGATAAAACCGAGCCAACAAGCAAAGAGGAAAGCTTTCTCCAAATACAGAATAGAGGGCTGGGAGAACTCCAAGCTTACCGGGATTTTTTACTCGATTCAACGACGACTCGGGCTCATAGACGAGGTTATAGGTGAGCTCGTCGGCGTTTCTCCGCTCATTTTAGACCCCTGGCTGAGGGCAACGCTTAGGGTGGCCGTTGAGGTTGCCGTTTTCAGGAACCCGAACGAAAAGACCCTGCAACACCTTAAGGGACTTGCCAAGTTCCTCTCAAGCAGAACCCACCCCTATGTGGGCTATTACTATTACGACCTCCTCCCAAAGGTTATCAACTACGTCCCGAGGCTGGACTCTGAGGAAAAGAGGCTGAAGTGGGATTACCTGTTTCCGGAGTGGTTCATCGGAAAGATGCGCGAACTTCTGGGTGACGAAGCGGAGGAGCTCCTTAAGGCCCTCAACAAAACCCTTCCGGTTAGCTTGAGGGTAAACGGGCTGAAGGCAAGCGTTGAGGAAGTCGAGGATTACCTTATGGAAAGAGGCCTCCTCTTTGAGAGGAGCGAGAGGGTTAAGACAGTAATCAGGGTTCTCGACCCCTTCAACCCCGGGAAGCTGATGGAGAGTGGTCTGGCCCTTCCGCAGGAGGAAGCTTCGGCCGTTGCATCGCTAATCCTTGACCCAAAGCCCGGTGAAACGGTTGTTGACCTGGCCGCGGCCCCCGGGGGAAAGACCGCCCATATGGCCGAGCTGATGAGCAACGAGGGAAAGATATATGCTTTCGACGTTGACCCCGAGAGGATTAAGCGCATGAGGAAAATCCTTCGGTGGGCCGGCGTTGAAATAGCGGAGGTAAAGAAGCTCGACGGCAGAAAGGCCCCGGAAGTGCTTGGGGAGGGTATAGCGGATAGGGTTCTTCTGGACGCTCCCTGCACGAGCGACGGGACGATAGCGAAGAACCCAGAACTGAGGTGGCGGTTGAGGGAGAAGAACATTCCCAAGGTAGTTTCCCTACAGAAAGAGCTCCTCGAGAGCGCGTGGAGACTTTTAAAGCCCGGCGGGAGGTTGCTTTACTCCACATGCTCGATGCTGAGGGAGGAGGACGAGGGAGTCGTTGAGTGGTTCCTTGCAAGGCATGAGAACGCCCGGTTAATCCCGCTCAACGGTCCTTATGATGAGGGTTTTCTGCCGGGCACGATGAGGGCCTGGCCCCACAGACACGGCACGATAGGCTTCTTCTACGCTCTGATTGAAAAGAAAAGTTAA
- a CDS encoding mechanosensitive ion channel family protein, which produces MVSGITLEGILKAVLAVVILTLIGEIAKKGIIRASKETDLTWILNEDTAELIFKLFVLGGVIGALYSLGLMKYNVGPTTIGNLAFAVGFFYISYLIAKKSKDYLLQTKRGPEDKIKAKLFYYTFITLAFFLALSFAGIIGELGALLAAAGITGIVLGFSSRTVVSNFVSGIFMYFDKPLKIGDAVQVGNVQGVVEDIRIFSTRIRTWDGTLVRIPNEALFNSNIVNLKRYPVRRVDVQVGIAYAEDAQRAIEAIEKTLDEIPLVLAEPEPKVYVENLGDSAVILRVWAWVPSEKWFDVRTEIVRKIKETLDREGIEIPFPQRVNWFANELTIRIDDDSSNKHNNVNYKT; this is translated from the coding sequence ATGGTTTCAGGAATAACGCTGGAAGGAATTCTAAAGGCTGTCTTAGCGGTAGTAATCCTCACCCTTATCGGAGAAATAGCAAAGAAGGGCATAATCCGGGCCTCAAAAGAAACAGACCTGACGTGGATACTCAACGAGGACACTGCAGAACTAATCTTCAAGCTCTTTGTCCTTGGTGGTGTTATAGGTGCCCTCTACAGCCTCGGTCTAATGAAATACAACGTAGGACCGACGACAATAGGAAACCTTGCCTTTGCAGTGGGATTTTTCTACATCTCCTACCTTATAGCGAAGAAGTCAAAGGACTACCTTCTCCAGACAAAAAGGGGACCAGAGGACAAAATCAAGGCAAAGCTCTTCTACTACACTTTCATAACCTTGGCGTTTTTCCTTGCCCTTAGCTTTGCGGGTATCATAGGTGAGCTCGGTGCCCTCCTCGCCGCGGCTGGAATAACGGGCATAGTTCTCGGTTTCTCGTCGAGAACCGTCGTTTCGAACTTCGTCTCAGGAATATTCATGTACTTTGACAAACCCCTCAAGATAGGCGATGCCGTTCAGGTCGGAAACGTTCAGGGAGTTGTCGAGGACATAAGGATTTTCTCGACGAGAATAAGGACATGGGATGGAACCCTTGTCAGGATTCCAAACGAAGCATTGTTTAACAGTAACATCGTTAATCTAAAAAGGTATCCTGTTCGGAGGGTTGACGTTCAGGTGGGCATAGCCTATGCAGAAGATGCACAGAGGGCGATAGAGGCCATTGAAAAGACCCTTGATGAGATTCCCCTCGTTTTGGCAGAGCCAGAGCCGAAGGTTTACGTCGAGAACCTTGGCGACAGTGCGGTCATTTTAAGGGTCTGGGCATGGGTCCCGAGCGAGAAGTGGTTTGATGTGAGGACCGAAATTGTGAGGAAGATAAAAGAAACGCTCGACAGGGAGGGCATAGAGATACCGTTCCCGCAGAGGGTCAACTGGTTTGCGAACGAGCTTACGATCAGAATTGATGACGACAGTTCTAACAAGCACAACAACGTAAACTATAAAACCTAA
- a CDS encoding DUF434 domain-containing protein has protein sequence MLVEAYRDLKYLLNRGYRKSVALNFVANHYLLSREERHLLARCVFPDSWIEEVKRKLLRPREVRGRVLAIDGFNVLITLESLLEGRAILCEDLLVRDLAYRGKYRPHSETERNLALIVSALAELSPQKTVFFYGKNNPGSGVVKAITERLLEELEVPAEVRLVKSPDYELKAFESVATADVGVIEKVNHVFDLARYAGEKAQLRPISLKEILGGKL, from the coding sequence ATGCTGGTTGAGGCCTATCGGGACCTTAAGTACCTCCTCAACAGGGGTTACAGGAAGAGCGTTGCCCTGAACTTCGTGGCCAACCACTATCTGCTGAGCAGGGAGGAAAGGCATCTACTCGCGAGGTGCGTCTTCCCGGATTCATGGATTGAAGAAGTTAAACGGAAACTTCTAAGGCCTCGAGAAGTTAGGGGCAGGGTTCTGGCGATAGACGGCTTCAACGTGCTCATAACCCTTGAATCCCTTCTCGAGGGAAGGGCAATACTCTGCGAGGATTTGCTCGTTAGAGATTTGGCCTACCGGGGGAAATACAGACCGCATTCCGAAACCGAGCGAAACCTCGCGCTGATAGTCTCGGCCTTAGCTGAGCTCTCCCCACAAAAAACGGTCTTCTTCTACGGGAAAAACAACCCGGGGAGTGGCGTCGTTAAGGCAATCACCGAAAGGCTTCTGGAAGAGCTTGAGGTTCCAGCTGAGGTTCGCCTCGTGAAGAGCCCCGACTACGAGCTGAAAGCCTTTGAGAGTGTCGCTACCGCAGATGTTGGAGTTATTGAGAAAGTTAATCACGTTTTCGACCTTGCCAGATATGCTGGAGAGAAAGCCCAGTTAAGACCGATTTCTTTGAAGGAAATCCTGGGTGGGAAACTTTAA
- a CDS encoding HD domain-containing protein encodes MYTEEALLKEIRELFGDDKLFEAYERTFREYHYYFDTTNYIVLNVYQFNDHGPVHVLLTTRRALELLRILKKFGIQTTAEKLGKPLWWSKFIVAFGALFHDIGNMIHRINHYEFSVFLAEPIIERLVKEFERRDPLLLKALTLNAIYTHDEHVPCTTIEGSIVTIADGCDMEAGRSRLVHKKDRVDIHAVSALAIERVEIHEGSERQPILIEIWMKHPAGIFQVDEILTKKVKSSLLAGKVKLRIHTGKDGETLEKVI; translated from the coding sequence ATGTACACGGAGGAGGCACTCTTAAAGGAAATTAGGGAACTCTTTGGGGACGACAAGCTCTTCGAGGCCTACGAAAGGACTTTTCGAGAGTACCACTACTACTTTGACACGACGAACTACATAGTGCTCAACGTCTACCAGTTCAACGATCATGGCCCCGTTCACGTTCTCCTGACGACAAGAAGGGCCCTTGAGTTGCTTAGGATACTCAAGAAGTTTGGAATTCAGACGACGGCGGAGAAGCTCGGCAAGCCCCTCTGGTGGAGCAAGTTTATAGTCGCCTTTGGGGCACTCTTCCACGACATAGGCAACATGATACACAGGATAAACCACTATGAGTTCAGCGTTTTCCTCGCCGAGCCCATAATCGAGAGGCTCGTGAAGGAGTTCGAGAGGCGCGATCCCCTATTGCTGAAGGCTTTAACACTCAACGCAATTTACACCCACGACGAGCACGTGCCGTGCACAACCATAGAGGGGTCGATCGTTACCATAGCTGACGGCTGTGACATGGAAGCGGGGAGAAGCAGGCTAGTCCACAAGAAGGACCGCGTTGATATACACGCCGTTTCCGCTCTGGCAATAGAGCGCGTTGAGATTCACGAAGGAAGTGAAAGACAGCCGATACTCATCGAGATATGGATGAAACATCCTGCAGGAATCTTCCAGGTGGATGAGATTCTGACGAAGAAGGTCAAGAGCTCCCTGCTTGCTGGAAAGGTCAAGCTCAGGATTCACACAGGCAAGGATGGGGAAACCCTCGAAAAGGTTATCTGA
- a CDS encoding DUF432 domain-containing protein — protein sequence MKTFGEHELKTKFIHVGNKKIHIIENSEGVFTYKRDDVVVRILKGRKLSILPAPAEGYGVGFLMVKLVERLAVPPGETVHGYLSAPVDVVVKAGNALIDRFIVGREKYALYGEHSIGVIARYHVSPFYESEPDSLGVVKLIIRNPTKDWKLVERVVIPTKNSVMFYSEERAYYPLIILTTKEPYEVNNTGNPPDGRLKATHKAEPMPNFRMRWWP from the coding sequence ATGAAGACTTTCGGAGAACATGAGCTAAAGACCAAGTTCATACACGTCGGAAACAAAAAAATTCACATCATCGAAAACTCAGAAGGGGTCTTCACGTACAAGCGAGACGATGTTGTTGTGAGAATTCTTAAAGGGAGAAAGCTTTCCATTCTTCCCGCCCCGGCGGAAGGCTACGGCGTCGGGTTTCTCATGGTGAAGCTCGTGGAGAGGCTCGCGGTTCCGCCGGGTGAGACCGTCCACGGCTACCTGAGCGCACCGGTGGACGTTGTGGTCAAGGCCGGAAACGCACTAATAGACCGATTCATCGTTGGAAGGGAAAAATACGCCCTATACGGAGAGCATTCAATTGGGGTTATTGCAAGATACCACGTAAGTCCGTTTTACGAGAGCGAACCAGACTCTCTGGGCGTAGTCAAGCTGATTATCAGGAATCCCACAAAGGATTGGAAACTGGTTGAGCGAGTTGTTATCCCAACAAAGAACAGCGTCATGTTCTACTCCGAGGAAAGGGCCTACTATCCCCTGATAATTCTCACGACAAAGGAACCCTATGAGGTTAACAACACGGGGAATCCTCCAGACGGAAGGCTGAAGGCGACTCACAAGGCCGAACCCATGCCAAACTTTAGAATGAGGTGGTGGCCTTGA